In the genome of Cyclopterus lumpus isolate fCycLum1 chromosome 19, fCycLum1.pri, whole genome shotgun sequence, one region contains:
- the lipf gene encoding gastric triacylglycerol lipase: MLCVVVCVLGLSGLVHTGPSVLRRSDDPHQDLDPEVHMNITEIIRWWGFPAEEHEVLTEDDYILTVNRIPHGLKQTAGSGGPRPVVFLQHGLLAAGSNWVTNLPDSSLGFVLADAGYDVWIGNSRGNTWSRRHRTLRPDQEDFWRFSYDEMALKDLPAVVNHILKVTGQDQIYYIGHSQGTTIAFIAFSTLPELASKIKLFIGLAPVATVSFTTSAMTKLSDLPDCLIWDVFGRRDFLPQSHMIEWFAEHVCAKQLLSKLCGNLFFILCGFDEKNLNMTRIPVYTEHCPAGTSVQNMVHWSQAVHGGKLSAFDFGAAENMKHYNQSTPPLYRVQDMKVPTALFSGGHDTLADPKDMAVLLTQVSNLVFHQNIEHWNHLDFIWGLDAPQQMFPSILMLLQKYQ; the protein is encoded by the exons ATGCTGTGtgtagtggtgtgtgtgttggggctCTCTGGTCTCGTTCACACCGGTCCATCGGTCCTGAGACGCTCTGATGACCCGCACCAGGACCTGGACCCTGAAGTGCACATGAACATC ACAGAGATCATCCGCTGGTGGGGTTTCCCTGCAGAGGAGCACGAGGTCCTGACGGAGGACGACTACATCCTGACGGTGAACCGGATCCCACATGGACTCAAACAGACGGCCG GGTCCGGAGGTCCGAGGCCGGTGGTCTTCCTCCAGCACGGCCTCTTGGCCGCGGGCAGCAACTGGGTCACCAACCTGCCGGACTCCAGTCTGGGCTTCGTGCTCGCCGACGCCGGCTACGACGTCTGGATCGGAAACAGCCGAGGAAACACCTGGTCCAGGAGGCACCGGACCCTCAGACCAGACCAGGAGGACTTCTGGAGGTTCAG ttATGATGAAATGGCTCTGAAGGATCTACCAGCTGTTGTAAACCACATCCTGAAGGTGACGGGTCAGGACCAGATCTACTACATCGGACACTCTCAGGGAACCACTATAG catTCATAGCGTTCTCCACACTGCCAGAACTGGCCAGTAAGATCAAGCTGTTCATCGGTTTGGCTCCGGTAGCTACCGTCAGCTTCACCACCAGCGCCATGACCAAACTGTCCGACCTCCCCGACTGCCTCATCTGG GACGTGTTTGGGAGGCGGGACTTCCTGCCTCAGAGTCACATGATTGAGTGGTTTGCGGAGCACGTGTGTGCGAAGCAGCTGCTCAGCAAGTTGTGCGGGAaccttttcttcatcctctgcGGCTTCGATGAAAAAAACCTCAACATG ACTCGGATTCCAGTCTACACTGAACACTGTCCTGCTGGGACCTCAGTCCAGAACATGGTCCACTGGTCCcag GCCGTTCACGGAGGGAAGCTAAGTGCTTTCGACTTTGGAGCTGCAGAAAACATGAAACACTACAACCAG TCCACTCCCCCTCTGTACCGCGTCCAGGACATGAAGGTTCCTACTGCTCTGTTTTCGGGGGGACACGATACGCTAGCAGACCCCAAAGACATGGCCGTCCTCCTTACTCAG gtgtccaACCTGGTCTTCCATCAGAACATTGAACACTGGAATCATCTGGATTTTATTTGGGGTCTTGATGCTCCTCAACAGATGTTTCCCTCCATCCTGATGCTGCTACAGAAATAccagtag
- the ankrd22 gene encoding ankyrin repeat domain-containing protein 22 translates to MGLVYSEPACQSAYDGDVHALYHLLRDDSDQLNVQDRHNGDTPLIAACRHGNLKVIRYLLDNGADVHLTNEKQRTCLHYVSKRGFTLLEYLLIAILMPILLLGYFLMLQKQRKSVSLMKMMLSSNVNIDAVDYKGNTALHHVCQKKSHRLVPLLLERNADTNVQNNDGETPLDIATRLKFKKIIYMLKKTH, encoded by the exons ATGGGTCTCGTGTACTCTGAG CCGGCCTGTCAGTCAGCGTACGACGGAGACGTCCACGCTCTGTATCACCTCCTCAGAGACGACTCCGACCAGCTGAATGTTCAGGATCGGCACAACGGGGACACGCCCCTCATCGCGGCCTGTCGCCACGGCAACCTGAAGGTGATCCGGTATCTGCTGGACAACGGAGCGGACGTCCATCTGACCAATGAG aAACAGAGGACGTGTCTTCATTACGTCTCCAAGAGAGGGTTCACTCTGCTGGAGTACCTCCTGATCGCCATCCTGATGcccatcctgctgctgggctacttcctcatg ttacagaaacagaggaagaGTGTTTCTCTGATGAAGATGATGCTGAGTAGCAATGTGAACATCGATGCTGTGGACTAT AAGGGAAACACAGCCCTTCATCACGTCTGTCAGAAGAAAAGTCACCGTCTGGttcctctgctgctggagaggaACGCCGACACCAACGTCCAAAATAAC gacgGAGAAACACCGCTGGACATCGCCACCAGACTGAAGTTCAAGAAGATTATCTACATGCTGAAGAAGACACATTGA
- the stambpl1 gene encoding AMSH-like protease isoform X2, whose product MDEPAEGQSEPVTHTHTMEQAFSLNTLKKLAAEPDYTDVSLPAAQRVRALAKIGSSVEINQDVAPWRYFRSGVEMERMAEVYLQEGSLENAYVLYTKFITLFVEKLPAHRDYRLCSLPEKQLIMQKLQEVAFPRKDELKKCLQEKYSSEHTEYLRAQSPAAVVVDVCGQQLQRLSLLGEDRRRYLLLEEERQRVAALRRMQIESEQFRYFEDQLRRQELANRRGEEEEQKVENKVSEVTDGSCLPQQPIRDGVRPQEADLNRNRPPAPISQPAATLAGVHTQRVEGLRRVVIPRDLMYRFLLLADSNTARGIETCGVLCGRLTHNEFLLTHVVVPKQSAGPDFCDMENVEELFGFQDQQSLLTLGWIHTHPTQTAFLSSVDLHTHCSYQLMLPEAVAIVCAPKHNDTGVFRLTDPGMSEVSVCRLKGFHPHSKEPPLFSVCKHVVLRDSKISLLDLR is encoded by the exons ATGGACGAGCCGGCCGAGGGCCAATCAGagcctgtgacacacacacacactatggaacAAGCCTTCAGCTTAAATAcgctg AAGAAGCTGGCGGCGGAGCCGGACTACACGGACGTCTCGCTGCCGGCGGCGCAGCGCGTGCGAGCGTTAGCTAAGATCGGCAGCAGCGTGGAGATCAACCAGGACGTGGCGCCCTGGCGCTACTTCCGCTCCGGCGTGGAGATGGAGCGCATGGCGGAGGTCTACCTGCAGGAGGGCAGCCTGGAGAACGCCTACGTGCTCTACACCAAGTTCATCAC TCTGTTTGTAGAGAAGCTGCCCGCTCACAGGGACTACCGGCTCTGCAGCCTTCCAGAGAAGCAGCTCATCATGCAG AAACTTCAGGAAGTGGCTTTTCCTCGTAAAGACGAGTTGAAGAAATGTCTCCAGGAGAAATACAGCAGTGAACACACAGAGTACCTCAGagcccag AGCCCGGCAGCAGTGGTGGTGGATGTGTGTGGTCAGCAGCTGCAGCGCCTCTCCCTATTGGGCGAGGACAGGAGGCGCTACCTGCTATTGGAGGAGGAGCGTCAGCGTGTTGCTGCCCTGCGACGCATGCAGATTGAATCGGAGCAGTTCCGCTACTTTGAGGACCAGCTGAGGCGTCAGGAACTGGCcaataggagaggagaggaggaggagcaaaag GTGGAGAACAAAGTGTCTGAGGTGACAGACGGCTCCTGTCTGcctcagcagccaatcagagacggCGTACGACCCCAGGAGGCGGACCTTAACAGGAACAGACCGCCAGCGCCCATCAGCCAACCAGCTGCCACGCTGGCCGGAGTACACA ctcagagggtggagggtttgAGGCGGGTGGTGATTCCCAGAGACCTGATGTATCGGTTCCTCCTGCTGGCCGACTCCAACACAGCCAGAGGGATCGAGACCTGTGGAGTCCTCTGTGGACGACTG acacacaACGAGTTCCTGCTGACTCACGTCGTGGTCCCCAAACAGTCGGCCGGTCCAGACTTCTGCGACATGGAGAACGTGGAGGAGCTGTTCGGTTTCCAGGACCAGCAGAGCCTGCTGACGCTCGGCTGGATACAC ACCCATCCCACTCAGACGGCCTTCCTCTCCAGCGTCGACCTTCACACTCATTGCTCTTATCAGCTGATGCTGCCTGAAGCCGTCGCCATCGTGTGCGCTCCCAAACACAACGa tACCGGTGTGTTCAGGTTAACGGATCCCGGGATGTCCGAGGTTTCTGTCTGCAGACTGAAGGGGTTCCACCCTCACTCCAAGGAGCCGCCTCTCTTTAGT GTGTGTAAACACGTGGTTTTGAGGGACTCGAAGATCAGCCTGCTGGACCtcaggtga
- the stambpl1 gene encoding AMSH-like protease isoform X1 — protein MDEPAEGQSEPVTHTHTMEQAFSLNTLGQYTLINSWTKKLAAEPDYTDVSLPAAQRVRALAKIGSSVEINQDVAPWRYFRSGVEMERMAEVYLQEGSLENAYVLYTKFITLFVEKLPAHRDYRLCSLPEKQLIMQKLQEVAFPRKDELKKCLQEKYSSEHTEYLRAQSPAAVVVDVCGQQLQRLSLLGEDRRRYLLLEEERQRVAALRRMQIESEQFRYFEDQLRRQELANRRGEEEEQKVENKVSEVTDGSCLPQQPIRDGVRPQEADLNRNRPPAPISQPAATLAGVHTQRVEGLRRVVIPRDLMYRFLLLADSNTARGIETCGVLCGRLTHNEFLLTHVVVPKQSAGPDFCDMENVEELFGFQDQQSLLTLGWIHTHPTQTAFLSSVDLHTHCSYQLMLPEAVAIVCAPKHNDTGVFRLTDPGMSEVSVCRLKGFHPHSKEPPLFSVCKHVVLRDSKISLLDLR, from the exons ATGGACGAGCCGGCCGAGGGCCAATCAGagcctgtgacacacacacacactatggaacAAGCCTTCAGCTTAAATAcgctg ggacaatacacactaatcaacagttggact AAGAAGCTGGCGGCGGAGCCGGACTACACGGACGTCTCGCTGCCGGCGGCGCAGCGCGTGCGAGCGTTAGCTAAGATCGGCAGCAGCGTGGAGATCAACCAGGACGTGGCGCCCTGGCGCTACTTCCGCTCCGGCGTGGAGATGGAGCGCATGGCGGAGGTCTACCTGCAGGAGGGCAGCCTGGAGAACGCCTACGTGCTCTACACCAAGTTCATCAC TCTGTTTGTAGAGAAGCTGCCCGCTCACAGGGACTACCGGCTCTGCAGCCTTCCAGAGAAGCAGCTCATCATGCAG AAACTTCAGGAAGTGGCTTTTCCTCGTAAAGACGAGTTGAAGAAATGTCTCCAGGAGAAATACAGCAGTGAACACACAGAGTACCTCAGagcccag AGCCCGGCAGCAGTGGTGGTGGATGTGTGTGGTCAGCAGCTGCAGCGCCTCTCCCTATTGGGCGAGGACAGGAGGCGCTACCTGCTATTGGAGGAGGAGCGTCAGCGTGTTGCTGCCCTGCGACGCATGCAGATTGAATCGGAGCAGTTCCGCTACTTTGAGGACCAGCTGAGGCGTCAGGAACTGGCcaataggagaggagaggaggaggagcaaaag GTGGAGAACAAAGTGTCTGAGGTGACAGACGGCTCCTGTCTGcctcagcagccaatcagagacggCGTACGACCCCAGGAGGCGGACCTTAACAGGAACAGACCGCCAGCGCCCATCAGCCAACCAGCTGCCACGCTGGCCGGAGTACACA ctcagagggtggagggtttgAGGCGGGTGGTGATTCCCAGAGACCTGATGTATCGGTTCCTCCTGCTGGCCGACTCCAACACAGCCAGAGGGATCGAGACCTGTGGAGTCCTCTGTGGACGACTG acacacaACGAGTTCCTGCTGACTCACGTCGTGGTCCCCAAACAGTCGGCCGGTCCAGACTTCTGCGACATGGAGAACGTGGAGGAGCTGTTCGGTTTCCAGGACCAGCAGAGCCTGCTGACGCTCGGCTGGATACAC ACCCATCCCACTCAGACGGCCTTCCTCTCCAGCGTCGACCTTCACACTCATTGCTCTTATCAGCTGATGCTGCCTGAAGCCGTCGCCATCGTGTGCGCTCCCAAACACAACGa tACCGGTGTGTTCAGGTTAACGGATCCCGGGATGTCCGAGGTTTCTGTCTGCAGACTGAAGGGGTTCCACCCTCACTCCAAGGAGCCGCCTCTCTTTAGT GTGTGTAAACACGTGGTTTTGAGGGACTCGAAGATCAGCCTGCTGGACCtcaggtga